GCGTGTTGTTCACGCCGCCGAGAACCTGATGCTTGCGGTGATCGGGCACATCTCTGATTGCGCGACCCTGTCCAGCTTGGCGAGCAGGTCGACCGCGTGTCTTGGGCCGCAGAAATTCGATGCCAGGGTTGCCCATTACAGCTTTCCGGCTTTCGACGATGGCGCCCAGCCCAGCCATGTCGATGGTCAAGCGATCAAGAGCACCAAGTTCGTATTGTCCGAGCCGTGCGTGCTCTTCCCGAAGATGAATCCGAGAACTCCACGAATTTGGAATGTCACGAGTCTTCCGTCGGAGATGGCATTGGCAAGTACCGAATTCGTGGTGTTGCGGCCAATGGGCGTCGATACTTCCGCCTTGTGGTCAGCGTTGCGGCAACCCGAGGTCACGGCGACGCTCCAACAGATGGTCGCGGGCATGACAGGAAGCCGCCAACGAATCCAACCGCAGGAGCTTATGCGGGTTCGGGTGCGAGATGTGCGGCGGTTGTCTGCCGGGCAAGCCAAAGCCATCGCGAGCCTGGGTGCGCTGTGCCATGGGCGACGAACCGAATCCGCGCACTTGGCGGCGCGCCGCGATGCACTTCTGCCGCTGCTGATGTCCGAGAAGATCCGGGTATGCAGATGATGCCTGAGAGGAAGAGGCGGCGGCCGCAGGCGCCATCGACAATGAAGGAGCTCAAGGACACACTTTGGAAGTCCGCCGACAAGCTGCGCGGGTCGCTATCGGCCAGCCAATACAAGGACGTGATCCTCGGTCTGGTGTTCCTCAAGTACCTTTCCGACGCCGATGACGAACGGCGCGCGGCGATCCGTACCAGGTTGGCGGCCAACCGCATCAACGAGTTGCAGACCGAACAGGGCCCCGGCGCCGGCGTGTTCGTGGTGCCGCCCAATGCGAGATGGAACTTCTTGGCGGAGAAGGCAAAAGCAAAGCAGACCGTCGGTCGTGAGCCGGCAACGAACGCTGGTCAGCTCATTGGCGAGGCGATGGACGCCGTGATGAAGGCAAACCCGACGCTCGACGGGACACTGCCGCGGCTGCACAACGTGGACAACATCGACCAGCGCCGGCTGCGCGAGCTGATCGACTTGCTCAACGGTGCCCGGTTCAGTCGACAGGGCGAGCATCGCGCGCGGGACCTGATGGGTGAAGTCTATGAGTACTTCCTCGGCAACTTCGCTCGCGCAGAAGGGAAACGGGGCGGCGAGTTCTTTACTCCGCCCAGTGTGGTCAAGGTAATCGTCGAAGTGCTGGAGCCTTCGAGCGGGCGGGTGTACGACCCGTGCTGCGGTTCGGGCGGCATGTTCGTGCAGGCCGAGAAATTCCTCTATGAGCACGATGGCGACCCGAAGGACATTTTGATCTACGGCCAGGAGAGCATCGAGGAAACCTGGCGGATGGCAAAGATGAACCTGGCCATCCACGGCATCGACGACACCGGCCTGGGCGCGCGGTGGGGTGACACCTTTGCCCGCGACCACCATCCGGACGTGCAGATGGACTATGTGATGGCCAATCCGCCGTTCAACATCAAAGACTGGGCCCGCCGCGAGGATGACCCGCGGTGGCGCTTCGGCGTTCCGCCCGCTAACAATGCGAACTTTGCGTGGATTCAACACATCCTGTCCAAGCTGGCGCCCGGCGGTAACGCCGGCGTGGTATTGGCAAACGGATCGATGTCATCCAACTCCAACGGGGAGGGCGATATTCGAGCGCGGATTGTCGAAGCGGACTTGGTGTCGGTCATGGTTGCGTTACCCACTCAACTGTTCCGCAGCACCGGAATCCCGGTCTGCCTGTGGTTCTTCGCCACAGACAAGGCGGCGGGCGAGCAAGGGTCGGTCGACCGGACCGGGCAGGTGCTGTTCATCGACGCCCGCGAATTCGGCTACCTGGTAGACCGGGCCGAGCGCGCCTTGACGAACGAGGAAATCGCTAGGATTGGCGATACCTACCATGCGTGGCGCGGCTGCAAATCGGCTGCCGCAAAAGGGGTTTCCTACGAAGATGTTGCGGGGTTCTGTAGGTCTGTGTCACTAGCGGAGATCAGAGCTGCCGGCTACGCGCTAACCCCGGGGCGCTTCGTCGGTGTGCCGGAGGTCGAGGACGACGGTGAGCCGATCGACGAGAAGATCGCACGTCTGACCAAGGAGTTGTTAACGGCGTTCGAGGAGTCGGCCCGGCTGGAAGGGGCTGTCCGGGAGCAATTGAACCGCCTCGATGGATCAGTTTGAGGTTGCTGTACACCTCGGCACCGGCCCACCAGCCACTTTTCGGGTCTGCTATGTCGTGGCCAGCGCGATTCCCAGCCCCACCATCATGACCGCGATCAGGCCGTCCAGGATTCTCCACGACCAGGGGTTGGCGAACAGCCCGCGCAACCGGCCGGCGCCGAACCCGAGGGTGGTAAACCACACCGCACTGGCGGTGACCGCGCCAAGGCCGAACAGCCAGCGCTCGTCGCGGTGCTCGTTGGCCAGCGTGCCCAGCAGCACGACGGTGTCGAGATAAACGTGTGGGTTGAGGAACGTGAGCGCCGCACAGGTCACCAGGACCTCGGCCAAGCGCGCCGGCGTGGCCTCCGACGGGGTCAATGCGGAGGGTCGCCACGCCCGCCGGGCGGCAAGCAGCCCGTAGCCGGTCAAGAACGCCGCGCCGCCGAACTTGGCGACATTGAGCGCACCCGGATGTGCGCTGATCAATGCGCCAAACCCGGCGATACCGGTGGCGATTAGCGCGATGTCGGACACCGTGCACAACACCACCACCGGCAGCACATGCTCGCGCTGGATTCCTTGCCTGAGTACGAACGCGTTCTGTGCGCCGATCGTGGCGATCAGCGTGAAACAGGCCAGGAAGCCGATGACCAGGGGTGAGCTCACGCGATCGACGCTAGGCAGTTCTTACCGGCTCAGTACAGCTAATGATTTTGCGTATCCATTAATATCGCTAATGTGCAGCAGCTCAGCCGCGTGTATGACCGGCAGCTTGACGGTTCGCAGCTGGCCGCGTTGGCGGCCGTGGTCGAACTGGGCAGCTTTGATGCGGCCGCAGAGCGCCTACATGTCACCCCTTCGGCGGTTAGTCAACGCATCAAGTCGCTGGAGCAGCGGATCGGCCAGGTGCTGGTGGTCCGAGGAAAGCCTTGTATGGCAACGACCGCCGGGATCCCGCTGTTGCGGCTGGCGGCACAAACGGCATTGCTTGAGTCGGA
The nucleotide sequence above comes from Mycobacterium decipiens. Encoded proteins:
- a CDS encoding restriction endonuclease subunit S, yielding MNGAARVRLGDHLDFSNGSAPPVRDFDGRYPVYGANGVIGYAAESNARGPLIVVGRVGSYCGSLRYCDSDVWVTDNALVCRARRPEETRYWYYALQGSGLNRYRAGSGQPLLRQSILRDISVCAVDASGRQRIGEILGALDDKIAANQRVVHAAENLMLAVIGHISDCATLSSLASRSTACLGPQKFDARVAHYSFPAFDDGAQPSHVDGQAIKSTKFVLSEPCVLFPKMNPRTPRIWNVTSLPSEMALASTEFVVLRPMGVDTSALWSALRQPEVTATLQQMVAGMTGSRQRIQPQELMRVRVRDVRRLSAGQAKAIASLGALCHGRRTESAHLAARRDALLPLLMSEKIRVCR
- a CDS encoding type I restriction-modification system subunit M — encoded protein: MPERKRRRPQAPSTMKELKDTLWKSADKLRGSLSASQYKDVILGLVFLKYLSDADDERRAAIRTRLAANRINELQTEQGPGAGVFVVPPNARWNFLAEKAKAKQTVGREPATNAGQLIGEAMDAVMKANPTLDGTLPRLHNVDNIDQRRLRELIDLLNGARFSRQGEHRARDLMGEVYEYFLGNFARAEGKRGGEFFTPPSVVKVIVEVLEPSSGRVYDPCCGSGGMFVQAEKFLYEHDGDPKDILIYGQESIEETWRMAKMNLAIHGIDDTGLGARWGDTFARDHHPDVQMDYVMANPPFNIKDWARREDDPRWRFGVPPANNANFAWIQHILSKLAPGGNAGVVLANGSMSSNSNGEGDIRARIVEADLVSVMVALPTQLFRSTGIPVCLWFFATDKAAGEQGSVDRTGQVLFIDAREFGYLVDRAERALTNEEIARIGDTYHAWRGCKSAAAKGVSYEDVAGFCRSVSLAEIRAAGYALTPGRFVGVPEVEDDGEPIDEKIARLTKELLTAFEESARLEGAVREQLNRLDGSV
- the lysE gene encoding L-lysine exporter, with product MSSPLVIGFLACFTLIATIGAQNAFVLRQGIQREHVLPVVVLCTVSDIALIATGIAGFGALISAHPGALNVAKFGGAAFLTGYGLLAARRAWRPSALTPSEATPARLAEVLVTCAALTFLNPHVYLDTVVLLGTLANEHRDERWLFGLGAVTASAVWFTTLGFGAGRLRGLFANPWSWRILDGLIAVMMVGLGIALATT